DNA sequence from the Caulobacter segnis genome:
CGCGACGGCTGTGGCTCCGGCGGGTCCGGCGGCGGTTCCGACGGCCCAGCCGGTGGCTCCCAAGCCGCAATGATCCCTTCTCCCCCTTGCGGGAGAAGGTGGCCGCGAAGCGGACGGATGAGGGGTTGAAAGCCCCATCCGAAACGCCGGTGCGACCCCTCATCCGTCGCCTGACGGCGACACCTTCTCCCACAAGGGGAGAAGGAATGGGGAAGAGGCCTTCTATCCGCCCCCAACACCCTCTAAATTACCGCCCATGGCCGCAGACCACACGCACGTCCGTCCCTGGCGCATGATCACGCGCCGGCAATCGCGCAAGATCCGCGTCGGCGATGTCGAGGTGGGCGGCGACGCGCCGATCACGGTGCAGTCGATGACCAACACCCTGACCAGCGACGCCGCCGCGACGCTGGAGCAGATCCGCCAGTTGGAAGAGGCCGGGGCCGACATCGTCCGGGTCAGCTGCCCCGACACCGACTCGACGGCCGCGTTCAAGACCATCGCCCGCGAGGCCAAGGTCCCGCTCGTGGCCGACATCCACTTCCACTACAAGCGCGGCATCGAGGCGGCCCAGGCGGGCGCGGCTTGCCTGCGGATCAATCCGGGCAATATCGGCTCGCCCGACCGCGTCCGCGACGTGATCCAGGCCGCCCGCGACCACGGCTGCTCGATGCGGATCGGCGTCAACGCCGGCTCGCTGGAGCGCGAGCTGCTGGAGAAGTACGGCGAGCCGTGCCCCGAGGCGATGGTCGAGAGCGCCCTGAACCACGCCCGCATCCTGCAGGACCACGACTTCCACGAGTTCAAGATCTCGGTGAAGGCGTCCGACCCGTTCATGACCGTGGCCGCCTACTACCAGCTGGCCGAGGCCATCGACTGCCCGCTGCACCTGGGCGTGACCGAGGCCGGGGCCACGCGCACCGGCACGGTGAAGTCCTCGATCGGCATCGGCTCGATGCTGTGGGCCGGCATCGGCGACACCATCCGCGTCAGCCTGGCCGCCGATCCCGTCGAGGAGATCAAGGTCGGCTTCGATATCCTGAAGTCGCTGGGCCTGCGCCACCGGGGCGTCAACATCATCGCCTGCCCGTCGTGCGCCCGGCAGGGCTTCAACGTCATCAAGACGGTCGAGGCCCTGGAAGAGCGGCTGGCCCATATCGCCACGCCGATGTCGCTGTCGATCATCGGCTGCGTCGTCAACGGCCCGGGCGAGGCCCTGATGACCGACATCGGCTTTACGGGCGGCGGGGCCGGCGCGGGCATGGTCTACATGGCCGGCAAGCCCGACCACAAGCAGTCCAACGACGGCATGATCGACCACATCGTCGAGCTGGTCGAGAAGAAGGCCGCCGAGATCCAGGCGGCGCAGGCGGCCACCAGGGTCGCGGCCGAATAAGGCTCTACGCCTCCTCGGCCATCACCCGCACCAGGTCGACGATCTGGCGGCGCACCCGGCCGGGGGCGATGCGGGGGAACAGCTCGGCCAGCTGCAGGCCCTCGGCGGTCTGCAGGAAGGTCTGCACCGTGCGGTCGGCCTGGGCGCCGGGACCGTCGGGCGCGGCCGCCTCGACCGGGTCGGGCAGGCCGTCGAAGAAA
Encoded proteins:
- the ispG gene encoding flavodoxin-dependent (E)-4-hydroxy-3-methylbut-2-enyl-diphosphate synthase, whose amino-acid sequence is MAADHTHVRPWRMITRRQSRKIRVGDVEVGGDAPITVQSMTNTLTSDAAATLEQIRQLEEAGADIVRVSCPDTDSTAAFKTIAREAKVPLVADIHFHYKRGIEAAQAGAACLRINPGNIGSPDRVRDVIQAARDHGCSMRIGVNAGSLERELLEKYGEPCPEAMVESALNHARILQDHDFHEFKISVKASDPFMTVAAYYQLAEAIDCPLHLGVTEAGATRTGTVKSSIGIGSMLWAGIGDTIRVSLAADPVEEIKVGFDILKSLGLRHRGVNIIACPSCARQGFNVIKTVEALEERLAHIATPMSLSIIGCVVNGPGEALMTDIGFTGGGAGAGMVYMAGKPDHKQSNDGMIDHIVELVEKKAAEIQAAQAATRVAAE